In the genome of Vicia villosa cultivar HV-30 ecotype Madison, WI linkage group LG7, Vvil1.0, whole genome shotgun sequence, one region contains:
- the LOC131617241 gene encoding uncharacterized protein LOC131617241 codes for MGGHLLRKTKTTPASEVHFRKRVFLKKLTYFGSSFPKQLFRKFTSEILRFLQIYQNTPPPPIIYPKSKQKVAEAKICANGIPKLHQGSNHTAKQHSKALNPNTLNMSDNQQARRTASSKEGAKGRKSSSKKEVKEVKEVKEKKKLLTGSASRPLGVHGSDAQAQPSGVINADGSDNEWDEDWYNYLHSEEFARREE; via the exons atgggtggtcacctcctgcgaaaaaccaaaactacccctgcttcggaagttcatttccgaaagcgtgtttttttaaaaaaattgacttacttcggaagttcatttccgaaacaattatttcggaagttcacttccgaaatactgcgatttctgcagatttatcaaaacactccccctcccccaatcatttaccctaaatcaaaacaaaaagtggcagaggcgaaaatttgtgcaaacggaattccaaagctgcatcaaggctccaatcacactgctaaacaacattcaaaagccctcaatcctaacacttt gaacatgtcagacaaccaacaagcacgcaggactgcgtcttctaaagagggcgctaagggaagaaagagttcttcaaagaaggaggtgaaggaggtgaaggaggtgaaggagaagaagaagcttttgactggttctgcttctcgtcccctgggagtccatggctcggacgcgcaggctcagccttcaggcgtgatcaacgctgatggttctgataatgagtgggatgaagattggtataattatcttcattcggaggagttcgctcgtcgggaagaataa